A window of the Streptomyces sp. NBC_00454 genome harbors these coding sequences:
- the kdpB gene encoding potassium-transporting ATPase subunit KdpB, with the protein MAPATAQHVPPGLGTPPRTPVNRPSRKRSGQVNMLEPELLAASAREAVGKLHPRELVKKPVLFVVAVGSVLTTLSALVHPSVFTWVISVWLWLTVLFANLAEAVAEGRGRAQAESLRKARTDTVALRLNHWTYGANLRRAETEAVTPAELQPFDFVLVEAGELIPADGDVVDGAAMVDESAVTGESAPVLRESGGDRTGVTGGTTVLSDSIVVRVTSRPGNSFIDRMIALVEGATRQKTPNEIALNILLAALTVIFILIVVTIQPMAAYAGAAQSTTVLVALLVTLIPTTIGALLSAIGIAGMDRLVQRNVIAMSGRAVEAAGDINTLLLDKTGTITLGNREAAAFIPLPGVEHVKLADAAQLSSLADETPEGRSVVALAQQYGLQPAVAEDLSNPRFTEFSARTRMSGVNLSWDNGAGCAIRKGAVKQVCDWVVARGGTVPSEAADWSAAVSESGGTPLLVAVHDWDGPRVLGIIHLKDVVKDGIRERFAELRAMGIRTVMVTGDNELTARAIAAEAGVDEYLAEATPEDKLALIKREQAGGKLVAMTGDGTNDAPALAQADVGVAMNTGTSAAKEAGNMVDLDSNPTKLIEIVEIGKQLLITRGALTTFSITNDVAKYFAIIPAMFTAAYPGLGALNIMGLSSPTSAITSAIIFNALIIVALIPLALRGVRYRPASAHDLLRRNLGVYGLGGLILPFVGIKLIDLLVSTVPGLG; encoded by the coding sequence ATGGCTCCCGCCACCGCGCAGCACGTTCCCCCGGGTCTCGGAACCCCTCCGCGGACCCCGGTCAACCGCCCGTCCCGGAAGCGTTCCGGCCAGGTGAACATGCTGGAGCCCGAGCTCCTCGCAGCCTCCGCGCGTGAGGCCGTCGGAAAGCTACACCCGCGTGAACTGGTGAAGAAGCCGGTGCTGTTCGTCGTCGCGGTGGGATCGGTCCTGACGACGCTCTCGGCGCTCGTCCACCCGTCCGTCTTCACCTGGGTGATCAGCGTCTGGCTGTGGCTGACGGTCCTGTTCGCCAACCTCGCCGAGGCCGTTGCAGAAGGCCGCGGCCGGGCTCAGGCCGAGTCGCTGCGCAAGGCGCGTACGGACACGGTCGCGCTCCGGCTGAACCACTGGACGTACGGGGCCAACCTGCGGCGCGCCGAGACCGAGGCGGTGACCCCGGCCGAGCTCCAGCCCTTTGACTTCGTCCTCGTCGAGGCCGGCGAGCTGATCCCGGCCGACGGGGACGTGGTCGACGGCGCCGCGATGGTGGACGAGTCGGCCGTCACCGGCGAATCGGCCCCCGTACTACGGGAGTCGGGCGGCGACCGGACCGGTGTCACGGGCGGCACGACCGTCCTGTCGGACTCGATCGTCGTACGGGTCACCTCGCGCCCCGGGAACAGCTTCATCGACCGGATGATCGCCCTGGTCGAGGGCGCCACCCGGCAGAAGACCCCGAACGAGATCGCGCTCAACATCCTGCTGGCCGCCCTGACCGTCATCTTCATCCTGATCGTGGTCACCATCCAGCCGATGGCCGCCTACGCGGGCGCCGCCCAGTCCACGACCGTCCTGGTCGCCCTCCTCGTCACCCTCATCCCCACCACCATTGGCGCCCTGCTCTCCGCGATCGGCATCGCCGGTATGGACCGCCTGGTCCAGCGGAACGTCATCGCGATGAGCGGCCGTGCAGTAGAGGCGGCCGGCGACATCAACACCCTGCTCCTCGACAAGACCGGCACGATCACCCTCGGCAACCGCGAGGCCGCGGCCTTCATCCCGCTGCCCGGCGTCGAGCACGTCAAGCTCGCGGACGCCGCCCAGTTGTCCTCCCTCGCCGACGAGACCCCCGAAGGCCGCTCCGTCGTGGCCCTGGCCCAGCAGTACGGGCTCCAGCCGGCTGTCGCCGAGGATCTGAGCAACCCGCGCTTCACCGAGTTCAGTGCCCGCACCCGAATGAGTGGCGTCAACCTGAGCTGGGACAACGGCGCCGGCTGCGCGATCCGCAAGGGTGCGGTGAAGCAGGTCTGCGACTGGGTGGTGGCACGCGGCGGGACCGTACCGTCCGAGGCCGCCGACTGGTCGGCCGCTGTCTCCGAGTCCGGCGGCACCCCTCTCCTGGTGGCGGTCCACGACTGGGACGGCCCGCGGGTCCTCGGCATCATCCACCTCAAGGACGTGGTCAAGGACGGGATCCGGGAGCGCTTCGCGGAGCTGCGCGCCATGGGGATCCGTACGGTCATGGTGACCGGCGACAACGAGCTGACGGCCCGCGCCATCGCCGCCGAGGCGGGAGTCGATGAATACCTCGCCGAAGCCACCCCCGAGGACAAGCTCGCGCTGATCAAGCGGGAGCAGGCGGGCGGCAAGCTCGTCGCGATGACGGGCGACGGCACGAACGACGCGCCCGCCCTAGCGCAGGCCGACGTGGGCGTGGCGATGAACACGGGCACCTCGGCCGCCAAGGAGGCCGGGAACATGGTGGACCTCGACTCCAACCCCACCAAGCTCATCGAAATCGTGGAGATCGGCAAACAACTCCTCATCACCCGAGGCGCCCTGACCACCTTCTCCATCACGAACGACGTGGCCAAGTACTTCGCGATCATCCCGGCCATGTTCACCGCGGCCTACCCGGGACTCGGCGCGCTCAACATCATGGGCCTGAGCAGCCCCACCTCAGCGATCACCTCGGCGATCATCTTCAACGCCCTGATCATCGTCGCCCTCATCCCGCTCGCCCTGCGCGGCGTCCGCTACCGCCCCGCCTCCGCGCACGACCTGCTGCGCCGCAACCTTGGCGTCTACGGCCTTGGCGGCCTGATCCTGCCGTTCGTCGGCATCAAGCTCATCGACCTGCTGGTGTCCACCGTCCCCGGCCTCGGCTGA
- a CDS encoding APC family permease, whose product MATPARSSRLRAWMLEGLTADTSSPAAKESAAQPHGRPWWRVMCLTGLDYFSTLGYQPGIAALAAGLLSPLATIVLVILTLFGALPVYRRVAEESPHGEGSIAMLERLLTFWKGKLFVLTLLGFAATDFLITITLSAADATAHLVENPHLTSTLHGHEVLITLIMVALLGAVFLKGFSEAIGVAVVLVATYLGLNVIVMAVGVWKVLSEPHVITDWSQALTTEHGSPFMMIAIALVVFPKLALGMSGFETGVAVMPHVEGDPDDTPEKPAGRIRGTKKLLTTAAVIMSVFLIVSSFITTLLIPADAFQPGGEANGRALAFLAHEYLGSAFGTVYDISTILILWFAGSSAMAGLLNLMPRYLPRYGMAPHWARALRPMVIVFTLIAFLVTWLFNADVDAQGGAYATGVLVLITSAAVAVTIAARRAGERGWTIAFGVISAVLVYTTAVNVVERPDGVKIGACFIAGIMALSLLSRLARVFELRVTDIELDDMAQRFIRDTANRTIRFIANEPDSRDLDEYRQKKQQIRADNDIPSEDDVMFVEVTVLDASEFESGMRVRGEVLHDRYRVLTLESSSIPNALAALLLYVRDETGQRPHIYFEWTEGNPMANFLRFFLFGQGEVAPVTREVIREAEPDRARRPHVHAG is encoded by the coding sequence ATGGCCACCCCTGCCCGCTCCTCGCGCCTGCGCGCGTGGATGCTGGAAGGCCTGACCGCCGACACCAGTTCGCCCGCCGCCAAAGAGTCGGCTGCCCAGCCCCACGGCCGGCCATGGTGGCGGGTCATGTGTCTGACGGGTCTCGACTACTTCTCCACCCTCGGCTACCAGCCGGGTATCGCAGCGCTGGCCGCCGGACTGCTGTCCCCGCTGGCGACCATCGTGCTCGTCATACTCACCCTCTTCGGCGCGCTGCCGGTGTACCGCCGGGTGGCGGAGGAGAGCCCGCACGGCGAGGGCTCGATCGCCATGCTGGAGCGGCTGCTGACGTTCTGGAAGGGCAAGCTGTTCGTCCTGACCCTCCTGGGGTTCGCGGCGACCGACTTCCTCATCACCATCACCCTTTCGGCCGCCGACGCCACCGCGCACCTGGTGGAGAACCCGCACCTGACCTCCACCCTGCACGGGCACGAGGTTCTGATCACGCTGATCATGGTCGCGCTGCTCGGAGCCGTGTTCCTCAAGGGGTTCAGCGAGGCCATTGGCGTCGCCGTGGTCCTGGTGGCCACCTACCTCGGCCTCAACGTGATCGTCATGGCCGTCGGCGTGTGGAAGGTACTGAGCGAACCGCACGTCATCACCGACTGGTCGCAGGCGCTGACCACCGAGCACGGCAGTCCGTTCATGATGATCGCCATCGCGCTGGTCGTCTTCCCCAAGCTGGCGCTGGGCATGTCCGGATTTGAGACGGGCGTCGCGGTCATGCCGCACGTCGAAGGCGATCCGGATGACACCCCGGAGAAGCCGGCGGGCCGGATCCGCGGCACGAAGAAGCTCCTCACCACCGCCGCCGTGATCATGAGCGTCTTCCTGATCGTGTCCAGCTTCATCACCACCCTGCTGATCCCCGCCGACGCGTTCCAGCCGGGCGGCGAGGCCAACGGCCGTGCCCTCGCCTTCCTGGCCCACGAGTACTTGGGCTCGGCCTTCGGCACCGTCTACGACATCTCCACGATCCTGATCCTGTGGTTCGCGGGCTCCTCCGCGATGGCTGGCCTGCTGAACCTGATGCCGCGCTACCTGCCCCGCTACGGCATGGCCCCGCATTGGGCGCGTGCCCTGCGCCCGATGGTCATCGTCTTCACCCTCATCGCCTTCCTGGTGACCTGGCTGTTCAACGCCGATGTGGACGCGCAGGGCGGCGCCTACGCCACCGGTGTCCTGGTCCTGATCACCTCGGCTGCGGTCGCCGTGACCATCGCGGCCCGGCGGGCCGGCGAGCGCGGCTGGACCATCGCCTTCGGCGTGATCTCCGCGGTCCTCGTCTACACCACCGCCGTGAACGTCGTGGAGCGCCCCGACGGCGTGAAGATCGGCGCCTGCTTCATCGCCGGCATCATGGCCCTCTCCCTGCTCTCCCGGCTCGCCCGCGTCTTCGAACTCCGTGTCACGGACATCGAGCTGGACGACATGGCCCAGCGGTTCATCCGCGACACCGCCAACCGCACGATCCGGTTCATCGCCAACGAGCCGGACAGCCGTGACCTGGACGAGTACCGGCAGAAGAAGCAGCAGATCCGCGCGGACAACGACATCCCGTCCGAGGACGACGTCATGTTCGTCGAGGTCACCGTCCTGGACGCCTCCGAGTTCGAATCCGGCATGCGGGTACGGGGCGAGGTCCTCCACGACCGCTACCGCGTCCTGACCCTGGAGAGCTCCAGCATTCCCAACGCCCTGGCCGCCCTCCTCCTGTACGTCCGGGACGAGACCGGCCAGCGCCCCCACATCTACTTCGAGTGGACCGAGGGGAACCCGATGGCCAACTTCCTGCGCTTCTTCCTCTTCGGCCAGGGCGAAGTCGCCCCCGTCACCCGCGAGGTCATCCGCGAGGCCGAACCGGACCGCGCCCGCCGCCCGCACGTCCACGCCGGCTGA